A single Zootoca vivipara chromosome 1, rZooViv1.1, whole genome shotgun sequence DNA region contains:
- the C1H11orf91 gene encoding uncharacterized protein C11orf91 homolog, which yields MSHQQQPPPPPRPPPPLYFPSLYDRTTQSTTLADCSLWRKLFVPLRGGETGSAGPQRPPPGLGLLPPTNERCCPPPWPAGLAPIPYEPLRFFCPAADSTPQRGSGAHQQQQPDGEICELGIRLKELELLALTGDGSDPQQYKLLKALKDEKTQDVMTGLTLKKHLPAS from the exons ATGAGCCACCAGCAacagcctcctccaccccctcggcCACCACCCCCTCTATACTTCCCCTCCCTCTATGACCGAACCACACAAAGTACCACCCTTGCTGATTGCAGCCTTTGGAGGAAGCTCTTTGTGCCACTGCGAGGAGGGGAAACAGGGTCAGCTGGGCCTCAGAGACCTCCACCTGGGCTTGGACTCCTCCCACCAACCAATGAGCGCTGCTGCCCACCCCCCTGGCCAGCTGGTCTGGCCCCCATCCCCTATGAGCCATTGCGCTTCTTCTGTCCTGCTGCTGACAGCACACCCCAGCGTGGAAGTGGGGCACATCAGCAGCAACAGCCTGATGGAGAGATCTGTGAGCTTGGCATCCGCCTGAAGGAGTTGGAGCTGCTGGCACTCACTGGGGATGGCTCAGACCCACAGCAAT ATAAGCTTCTGAAGGCACTGAAAGATGAAAAGACGCAAGATGTAATGACAGGACTGACTCTGAAGAAACATTTGCCAGCATCATGA